From the genome of Nicotiana sylvestris chromosome 2, ASM39365v2, whole genome shotgun sequence, one region includes:
- the LOC104224473 gene encoding putative protein phosphatase 2C 53, whose translation MSCTVAISNSLAFSPVARVPVTKSPLCKSASFSSSSSPNSSKTLTKFPSFTSSSSSSSPSLQFQILRFQKPLPVPAPAPINLIRNSKECSTSAPNSTSPTVLKRKRPAKLDIPIVSTTFGNFLANPAAATADFVEVEGDGYYVCCKRGRRGPMEDRYSALVNLQGDSKEGIFGIFDGHGGAKAAEFAAENLNKNIMDELVTRKDEDVVEAVKNGYLKTDSEFLNQEFRGGSCCVTALIRNGDLVVSNAGDCRAVVSRDGIAEALTSDHKPSRTDEKDRIETLGGYVDCCSSVWRIQGSLAVSRGIGDRYLKQWITAEPETKIVGLNPELEFLVLASDGLWDKVSNQEAVDAARPLCTDISKPQPLSASKSLIDLAVSRGSVDDISVMIIQLQQFC comes from the exons ATGTCTTGTACCGTCGCCATTTCAAATTCACTGGCGTTCTCGCCGGTGGCTAGGGTTCCGGTGACCAAATCTCCCCTCTGTAAATCagcttcattttcttcttcttcttctcctaatTCATCTAAAACCCTAACGAAATTCCCTTCCTTtacctcctcttcttcttcttcttctccgtcTTTACAATTTCAAATTCTTCGGTTTCAGAAGCCATTACCAGTACCTGCACCGGCGCCTATTAACCTTATTAGAAATTCTAAGGAATGTTCTACTTCTGCGCCGAATTCTACTTCTCCGACGGTTTTGAAGAGGAAGAGACCTGCTAAACTGGATATTCCGATTGTTTCGACGACTTTTGGGAATTTTCTGGCGAATCCGGCAGCTGCGACGGCGGATTTTGTGGAGGTTGAGGGTGATGGGTATTATGTTTGTTGTAAGCGTGGAAGGAGAGGTCCGATGGAGGATCGTTACTCTGCACTTGTCAATTTACAAGGAGATTCTAAAGAG GGTATTTTTGGTATATTTGATGGACATGGAGGAGCTAAAGCTGCAGAGTTTGCAGCAGAAAACTTGAATAAGAACATTATGGACGAGCTAGTAACGAGGAAAGATGAAGATGTCGTGGAGGCGGTCAAAAACGGTTATTTGAAGACAGATTCCGAATTTCTCAACCAAGAATTTCGGGGTGGATCATGCTGTGTAACAGCATTGATCAGGAATGGCGATTTAGTGGTATCCAATGCTGGCGATTGTCGTGCAGTTGTTAGTCGAGATGGGATTGCTGAAGCACTCACTTCGGATCATAAGCCTTCAAGGACGGACGAGAAGGACAGAATTGAGACTTTG GGTGGCTATGTAGATTGTTGTAGTAGTGTTTGGAGAATCCAGGGATCTCTTGCTGTGTCAAGAGGTATTGGAGACCGGTATCTTAAACAATGGATAACTGCAGAGCCTGAGACAAAGATCGTCGGGCTTAATCCTGAATTGGAGTTCTTAGTTCTTGCATCGGATGGTTTATGGGATAAAGTCAGCAATCAGGAAGCAGTAGATGCTGCTAGGCCTTTGTGCACAGACATCAGTAAGCCACAACCCTTGTCGGCCTCTAAAAGCCTCATTGATCTTGCTGTTTCACGAGGTTCTGTTGATGATATAAGTGTGATGATAATTCAACTGCAGCAATTTTGCTGA